The Bos taurus isolate L1 Dominette 01449 registration number 42190680 breed Hereford chromosome 16, ARS-UCD2.0, whole genome shotgun sequence genome includes the window GCCCTGCCCCGGCCTAGCAGAGCTGCCCCCGAGGGGTCCTCTCACACTGACCCCCACACAGGGTCACCGTTCCCACACCCACCAGGCCTGGGCCTGTGTGCAGGCACACGATTTTGCACACGGAGCGCACCCGACGTCGTTCACGCTCCAGGCCCGGCCTGCTGTTTCCTGAGAGCCATGTGCACGCGCACGGCCCAAGCTGCAGGTACATCGGTGTACCCAGGGTTCACACGTGTCCCTGCGCTCTGGCTTCTGGGGTGACAGGCGGGCAGGTGTGTGTCCAGAGGGGCCCGCTGCTGCCAACCACACCTCCGGACCTCTGGTGCCCTCCGAGGGCACCCCCGCCCCTTCCCGCGTGGACAGACGGACAGACGCACCTTCGAACGGGCTCTGCAGCTGCTGGCGCCGGCGGTAGAggtagcagcaggagcagaggaAGCAGCTGATGGTGCTGGCCACTACGGCCACGAAGAGGATCACGGCCGAGGCGATGCCCGCTATGGTCTTGGGACTTGGACAAAGAACAGGTCTCCTCACCTTCCAGCCTCACGCGGGGAGTCCTCGCCACACAGACCGCCATGCTGGCTTGGACCCCCGGCCAGAGAGATGCGGGGCTCTGCCCGCCCCGCTGGGGAGAGCTTGGGGACCGCGCTTCCCTGAAGGCTGGGCAGCCTCCTGAGCAGCGGCCTCCCTGCAGGGGCTGCTGCGTGCACCCGAGTCCAGGACTGAACAGCTTGGACTCCAACACAGGAGGCCTGACGGGCAGAGCTCCTTTCTCAAACCGCGCTCGGTCACTGCCTCCCCATACATGTTCTGTATGTCAGCGTCTCCTCCTCCCAAAACAAGTTTGAAAGCCCCGTTTGTGCGCCCCCCTTAATGAGGAGGAAACAGTGACCCACCCGGGACCTGTCCtccccaagatcacacagctggtgagcGGCGGACTGGGGATTGGACCAGTCCGGCCAGAGGCTGGAGCGCCGCTGGGCCAGGggctgcccctgcccccgccctgcACAGGCCCGGGCGGGGGGAAGGGCCCGGCCCAGCCCCAGCCCGCGATGACCACATGACGGTCACCGGCCGGCCCCTCCTGGAGCTCCTGCGCCCTGGAGCTCCAGCCCCGCTTCGGGCCCAGGCAGGGTGTCGGCTGAGAGccggagggggtggggaggggaggccgGCGCCCACCTGAAGGCCAGGCAGTGCTTCTGCTGCCTCTCGGTGATGAGCAGGCTCAGGTCCCGGCAACAGTACCGCTGGTAGCAGGTCCCGCAGCAGAAGGTGAAGAACTCGCAGTTGAAGCCCGGATGCCAGGAGCCATTCCGGTCCAGGTACCACAGGCAGTCCTCGCCAGCCAGAGCTGCGGGCAGCGGTGGAGGTGCCCAGTGGCCAGCGGGCCGGGTTTCGGGCCGCCCCAGCCCCACTCCACTGCCCGGAGCTCCACCCTGGTCCCTGCGCCCGGAGGCCTCGGCCTCGACCCCCAGGGTCGGGCCCCCCGTCCAGCCCCCGCACCTTTCCCACGGACCCTAAAACGCCGAGGCTCCGCCGGGATCTCCCGGGCGCCCCCGGGCCGCGCGCCGAGGCCTCCCGCCGCGCCCCCGGCCCTTACCCAGGGGCGCCCCCAGCA containing:
- the SHISA4 gene encoding protein shisa-4, which produces MPPAGLRGAAPLAAVALLVLGAPLALAGEDCLWYLDRNGSWHPGFNCEFFTFCCGTCYQRYCCRDLSLLITERQQKHCLAFSPKTIAGIASAVILFVAVVASTISCFLCSCCYLYRRRQQLQSPFEGQEIPMTGVPVQPVYPYPQDPKAGPAPPQPGFMYPPSGPAPQYPLYPAGPPVYNPAAPPPYVPPQPSYPGA